Proteins found in one Nitratiruptor sp. SB155-2 genomic segment:
- the hemL gene encoding glutamate-1-semialdehyde 2,1-aminomutase yields the protein MLSKSEAAYKEALRYIPGGVDSPVRAFKSVGGVPPFIDRGEGAFLYDIDGNRYIDYVQSWGPLIFGHADKETLEAVCEQAQKGLSFGTPTLLETELAREIVELFDNIDKIRFVSSGTEAVMSAIRLARGYTGRDDIVKFEGCYHGHSDSLLVSAGSGAATFGNPSSPGVPADFTKHTLLARYNDIESVKRCFQASDNIACVIIEPIAGNMGLVPAEEEFLQDLRKLCDEHGALLIFDEVMSGFRASLKGAQGFTSVVPDMVTFGKVIGGGMPVGAFGARAEIMAHLSPEGPVYQAGTLSGNPVAMVAGLSVIRRLKNDPSIYEVLEARAKGLVGGFKKIADSFGVPLQVDVRGSMFGFFFNEKPVKNFDDAKQSDLEFFAKFHQEMIKRGIYFACSQFEAGFICTPLDEKLIDETLEKIEEGLKKIV from the coding sequence ATGTTATCAAAAAGTGAAGCTGCATATAAAGAGGCCCTTCGTTACATCCCAGGAGGTGTCGATTCCCCGGTTAGAGCATTTAAAAGTGTAGGTGGTGTTCCTCCTTTTATCGATAGAGGCGAGGGCGCTTTTTTATACGATATTGATGGCAATAGGTACATTGACTATGTCCAAAGCTGGGGACCCCTCATTTTTGGTCATGCGGACAAGGAGACTCTTGAAGCGGTTTGTGAACAGGCACAAAAAGGGCTCAGTTTCGGTACTCCCACACTCCTGGAAACAGAACTGGCAAGGGAGATCGTAGAACTTTTCGACAATATCGACAAAATACGATTTGTCAGCAGTGGTACCGAAGCGGTCATGAGTGCCATCAGACTGGCCAGAGGATATACCGGAAGAGACGATATCGTCAAATTTGAAGGGTGTTACCATGGTCATAGTGATTCACTTTTGGTAAGTGCCGGTAGCGGTGCAGCCACTTTTGGCAATCCCAGCAGTCCAGGGGTACCTGCAGATTTTACGAAGCATACGCTTCTTGCTAGGTACAATGACATTGAAAGTGTAAAGAGATGCTTTCAAGCGAGTGACAATATAGCATGTGTGATTATCGAACCGATTGCAGGAAATATGGGATTGGTACCTGCTGAAGAGGAGTTTTTACAAGATCTGAGAAAACTGTGTGACGAACATGGCGCTCTTTTGATATTCGATGAAGTGATGAGTGGGTTTCGTGCAAGTCTCAAAGGTGCACAAGGATTCACTTCTGTCGTTCCAGACATGGTGACCTTTGGTAAAGTAATAGGCGGAGGGATGCCAGTTGGTGCCTTTGGGGCACGTGCCGAAATCATGGCGCACTTAAGTCCTGAGGGTCCAGTGTACCAAGCGGGAACTTTAAGTGGCAATCCTGTGGCCATGGTAGCTGGACTTAGTGTTATACGAAGACTGAAAAATGATCCATCCATCTATGAAGTACTTGAGGCAAGGGCAAAAGGGCTTGTCGGTGGATTTAAAAAAATAGCTGATAGCTTCGGAGTACCTTTGCAAGTGGATGTGCGAGGCAGTATGTTTGGGTTTTTCTTCAACGAAAAACCAGTGAAGAATTTTGATGATGCAAAGCAAAGTGATCTTGAATTTTTTGCCAAATTTCATCAAGAGATGATCAAACGGGGTATCTACTTTGCATGCAGTCAGTTTGAAGCTGGATTCATCTGTACGCCACTGGATGAAAAACTGATCGATGAAACACTCGAAAAGATTGAAGAAGGACTTAAAAAGATCGTATGA
- a CDS encoding AtpZ/AtpI family protein, protein MKQPKYRKIIEGAEALSLGVSVVVAILIGVAIGYWLKKTFGYTWLFWLGVFWGVAAAILNIYKAYQKQKRELDELAKDPRYKNYYDKTDDEDLKEFEE, encoded by the coding sequence ATGAAACAACCAAAATATAGAAAAATCATAGAGGGCGCTGAAGCCCTCTCGTTGGGAGTGTCCGTAGTCGTTGCTATTTTGATAGGTGTCGCAATAGGGTACTGGCTCAAAAAGACGTTTGGTTATACCTGGCTTTTTTGGCTGGGAGTCTTTTGGGGCGTGGCTGCTGCAATTTTAAATATCTATAAAGCCTACCAAAAGCAGAAAAGAGAGCTGGATGAACTTGCCAAGGACCCACGATACAAAAACTATTACGACAAGACCGACGATGAGGATCTTAAAGAGTTTGAAGAGTGA